From the genome of Streptomyces sp. NBC_01341, one region includes:
- a CDS encoding DUF6243 family protein, translating to MTDSKNINNPVGMGGGQRKKLSRAERQNNGPHRNLDRQNAADQRAELVRKMREKTGAAGGAEQAGDDTEQS from the coding sequence GTGACCGACAGCAAGAACATCAACAACCCCGTGGGCATGGGCGGCGGCCAGCGCAAGAAGCTGTCCCGCGCCGAGCGGCAGAACAACGGTCCGCACCGCAACCTCGACCGCCAGAATGCCGCCGACCAGAGGGCGGAGCTCGTGCGCAAGATGCGCGAGAAGACGGGCGCGGCCGGGGGCGCCGAGCAGGCGGGCGACGACACCGAGCAGAGCTGA
- a CDS encoding MerR family transcriptional regulator → MTADDSFGRLDDDDYPAYTMGRAADMLGTTQGFLRAIGEARLITPLRSAGGHRRYSRYQLRIAARARELVDGGTPIEAACRIVILEDQLEEAQRINAEYRRTAESAKPATAAEDG, encoded by the coding sequence ATGACAGCAGACGACTCCTTCGGACGTCTCGACGACGACGACTACCCCGCCTACACCATGGGCAGGGCCGCCGACATGCTCGGCACCACCCAAGGCTTCCTCCGCGCCATCGGCGAAGCCCGCCTCATCACCCCACTGCGCTCCGCGGGCGGCCACCGCCGCTACTCCCGCTACCAACTGCGCATCGCCGCCCGCGCCCGCGAACTCGTCGACGGGGGCACCCCCATCGAGGCCGCCTGCCGCATCGTCATCCTCGAAGACCAGCTCGAGGAAGCCCAGCGCATCAACGCCGAGTACCGCCGTACCGCTGAATCGGCGAAGCCCGCGACCGCGGCCGAAGACGGCTGA
- a CDS encoding PA14 domain-containing protein has product MNPAGRTTATALVLATAGGLLYATATSASAVASCASPAFTRQFFANTAFAGAPKKTDCDSAIDQNWGTGAPVSGVPSNNFGVRWSVARDFGSGGPFTFTASAQDGIRVYVDNVRKVDLWKNVSATVRKTVDVTVPSGRHTLRIDFVNWTGTANVAFGYTPRTSAAVDKVKPLTPTGVAVTRDTATGAGKLTWSRNKEMDLANYRVYRRLKGASYGSKQLATTTGTSYTDSTLPKTGAVYYYEVRAVDKAGNASGGSADQPVTTVDRTPPAAPFLEWDACPGNQPYAAPELVTTAANAADIVVYEMQRLDAVQNRWSTIYSGAEGAVCDTGYPADGSKVTYRGRARDAAGNWSAYSAATTFTTSDRTPPPAVEQARVDYRSGVPHLVWSPVTGAASYQVVQYDPATGGYVDALAASTTTQTDVVPRQSVAVADSYRYAVRSVDAKGNAAAPAEITLKMADRPEAIAAFRTDAGRFDEGVMVTWSSVDPWTVDETPLPSYKILRTDTATGETRVVDKCKPFTPWDEPLEDPKTQWTWTGGDAPLSARKQVDGSCWDVQGESETTYEYRVVTTDRYGHVSQPGPAATQTTPDTERPAPVQNLTAERVALGVRLTWTPPADADIRGYHVWQGVTDPDSGETVWKENCWRGSSLAATEILCPTVPDGATHVYKVAATDDRLQHDDNPLDVLHPSEVSVTLPDTRPPGWTETDVREDQYPELYVGCSESSGLGDCSRFASYRVERWDPVTAAYVTLAEGATGGAAFHMDTTVHEDRLGLYYYRVVRLDASGAEVVTRSTAYGIWDSWL; this is encoded by the coding sequence ATGAACCCAGCCGGACGCACCACCGCCACCGCCCTGGTTCTGGCCACGGCAGGCGGACTGCTCTACGCCACCGCCACATCCGCCTCAGCGGTGGCGAGCTGCGCCTCTCCCGCCTTCACACGGCAGTTCTTCGCGAACACGGCGTTCGCAGGCGCGCCGAAGAAGACGGACTGCGACTCCGCGATCGACCAGAACTGGGGCACGGGCGCACCCGTCTCCGGCGTACCGTCCAACAACTTCGGAGTGCGCTGGTCGGTTGCGCGTGACTTCGGCTCGGGCGGCCCGTTCACCTTCACGGCGTCCGCGCAGGACGGCATAAGGGTCTACGTCGACAACGTACGCAAGGTCGACCTGTGGAAGAACGTGTCCGCGACCGTCAGGAAGACGGTCGACGTGACCGTCCCCAGCGGCAGGCATACGCTCCGCATCGACTTCGTCAACTGGACGGGCACCGCGAACGTCGCATTCGGCTACACCCCGCGTACCTCCGCCGCGGTCGACAAGGTCAAGCCGCTCACCCCGACGGGCGTGGCCGTCACCCGCGACACCGCCACCGGCGCCGGCAAGCTCACCTGGTCCAGGAACAAGGAGATGGACCTCGCGAACTACCGGGTCTACCGGCGGTTGAAGGGCGCGTCGTACGGCAGCAAGCAGCTCGCCACGACCACCGGGACGTCGTACACCGACAGCACCCTGCCGAAGACCGGGGCCGTCTACTACTACGAGGTTCGTGCGGTCGACAAGGCGGGCAACGCCTCGGGCGGCAGCGCCGACCAGCCCGTCACCACCGTCGACAGAACGCCGCCCGCCGCGCCGTTCCTCGAATGGGACGCGTGCCCGGGCAACCAGCCCTACGCCGCCCCGGAACTGGTCACCACCGCCGCGAACGCCGCCGACATCGTCGTGTACGAGATGCAGAGGCTCGACGCAGTCCAGAACCGGTGGAGCACGATCTACTCCGGTGCCGAAGGTGCGGTCTGCGACACCGGCTACCCGGCCGACGGCAGCAAGGTCACCTACCGAGGCCGGGCCAGGGACGCCGCCGGGAACTGGTCGGCGTACTCCGCCGCCACGACGTTCACCACCTCCGACCGGACCCCGCCGCCCGCGGTCGAGCAGGCCCGCGTGGACTACCGGTCGGGTGTTCCGCATCTGGTGTGGTCGCCCGTGACCGGAGCCGCTTCGTACCAGGTCGTCCAGTACGACCCGGCGACCGGCGGCTACGTCGACGCCCTGGCCGCGAGCACCACCACGCAGACGGACGTGGTGCCCCGCCAGTCGGTCGCCGTCGCCGACAGCTACCGGTACGCGGTGCGCTCGGTCGACGCCAAGGGCAACGCCGCCGCGCCGGCCGAGATCACGCTGAAGATGGCCGACCGCCCGGAGGCCATCGCCGCGTTCCGGACCGACGCCGGCAGGTTCGACGAGGGCGTGATGGTCACGTGGAGCAGCGTCGACCCGTGGACCGTCGACGAAACGCCCCTCCCCTCGTACAAGATCCTCCGGACCGACACCGCGACCGGCGAGACCCGCGTCGTGGACAAGTGCAAGCCGTTCACCCCGTGGGACGAGCCGCTGGAGGACCCGAAGACCCAGTGGACCTGGACGGGCGGCGACGCCCCGCTCTCCGCCCGGAAGCAGGTCGACGGCAGCTGCTGGGACGTCCAGGGCGAGTCGGAGACGACGTACGAGTACCGGGTCGTGACGACCGACCGGTACGGACACGTCTCACAGCCGGGCCCGGCCGCCACGCAGACCACCCCGGACACCGAACGTCCCGCCCCGGTGCAGAACCTGACCGCGGAACGCGTCGCGCTCGGGGTCCGGCTGACCTGGACGCCGCCCGCCGACGCCGACATCCGCGGCTACCACGTCTGGCAGGGCGTCACGGACCCGGACAGCGGCGAGACGGTCTGGAAGGAGAACTGCTGGAGGGGCAGCTCCCTGGCCGCGACCGAGATCCTCTGCCCGACGGTCCCCGACGGCGCCACCCACGTCTACAAGGTGGCCGCCACGGACGACCGGCTCCAGCACGACGACAACCCGCTCGACGTCCTCCACCCTTCCGAGGTCTCGGTCACCCTGCCCGACACCCGGCCCCCGGGCTGGACCGAGACGGACGTCCGTGAGGACCAGTACCCGGAGCTGTATGTCGGCTGCTCCGAGAGCTCCGGCCTCGGGGACTGCTCCCGGTTCGCGAGCTACCGCGTGGAGCGCTGGGACCCGGTCACGGCCGCTTACGTCACCCTGGCCGAGGGTGCGACGGGCGGTGCCGCGTTCCACATGGACACCACGGTGCACGAGGACCGGCTCGGCCTGTACTACTACCGTGTCGTGCGCCTGGACGCCTCGGGCGCCGAGGTCGTGACCCGGTCGACGGCATACGGGATCTGGGACTCCTGGCTCTGA